In a single window of the Luteibacter rhizovicinus DSM 16549 genome:
- a CDS encoding type IV pilus twitching motility protein PilT — MDIAELLAFSVKNKASDLHLSAGLPPMIRVDGDVRRINIPALEHKQVHSLIYDIMSDKQRRDFEEFLETDFSFEIPGLARFRVNAFNHNRGAGGVFRTIPSEVLSLEDLGAPKIFRELIEQPQGLILVTGPTGSGKSTTLAAMVDHINKTEYGHLLTVEDPIEFVHTSQKCLVNQREVHRDTHGFNEALRSALREDPDYILVGELRDLETIRLALTAAETGHLVFGTLHTSSAAKTIDRIIDVFPAGEKPMVRSMLSESLRAVISQSLLKKVGGGRIAAHEIMTGIPAIRNLIREDKVAQMYSAIQTGQQYGMQTLDQNLLDLVKRGVITRQEGLMYAKNKESFR; from the coding sequence ATGGATATCGCCGAACTCCTTGCCTTCTCCGTGAAGAACAAGGCCTCCGACCTGCACCTTTCCGCGGGACTCCCGCCGATGATCCGCGTCGACGGCGACGTGCGCCGGATCAATATCCCGGCCCTGGAGCACAAACAAGTCCATTCGCTGATCTACGACATCATGTCGGACAAGCAGCGGCGCGACTTCGAAGAGTTCCTCGAGACCGACTTCTCCTTCGAGATTCCCGGCCTTGCGCGCTTCCGAGTCAACGCCTTCAACCACAATCGTGGCGCCGGCGGTGTGTTCCGTACCATTCCGTCCGAAGTGCTCTCCCTCGAAGACCTCGGCGCGCCGAAAATCTTCCGTGAGCTGATCGAGCAGCCCCAGGGCCTGATCCTGGTCACGGGGCCGACCGGTTCGGGCAAGTCGACCACCCTCGCGGCCATGGTCGACCACATCAACAAGACCGAATACGGCCATCTGCTCACCGTCGAGGACCCGATCGAATTCGTCCACACCTCGCAGAAGTGCCTGGTCAACCAGCGCGAAGTCCACCGCGACACCCATGGCTTCAACGAAGCCCTGCGCTCCGCACTCCGTGAAGATCCGGACTACATCCTGGTCGGCGAGCTTCGCGACCTGGAAACCATCCGCCTGGCGCTGACCGCCGCGGAAACCGGTCATCTGGTGTTCGGCACACTGCATACCTCGTCGGCGGCCAAGACCATCGACCGTATCATCGACGTGTTTCCGGCTGGCGAAAAGCCGATGGTGCGCTCGATGCTGTCCGAGTCGCTGCGCGCAGTCATCTCGCAGTCCCTGCTGAAGAAGGTCGGCGGTGGGCGCATCGCCGCCCACGAGATCATGACCGGCATCCCGGCGATCCGTAACCTGATCCGCGAGGACAAGGTTGCCCAGATGTACTCGGCGATCCAAACGGGCCAGCAGTACGGCATGCAGACCCTCGACCAGAACCTGCTGGATCTGGTCAAGCGTGGCGTGATCACCCGCCAGGAAGGGTTGATGTACGCCAAGAACAAGGAAAGCTTCCGCTAA
- a CDS encoding PilT/PilU family type 4a pilus ATPase, with translation MSDFDFTSFLKLMVHKQASDLFITAGVAPSMKVQGRIVPITQSPLSAQQSRDMVLNVMTPAQREEFEKTHECQFAISASGVGRFRVSCFYQRNCVGMVLRRIESKIPTPEELNLPPVIKQLAMTKRGIIIFVGGTGTGKSTSLASMIGYRNQNSTGHIITIEDPIEYVHKHEGCIVTQRELGIDTDSWENALKNTLRQAPDVIMIGEVRTRETMEHAINFSETGHLCLCTLHANNANQALDRILHFFPEDRRSALFMDLSLNLKGIVAQQLIPTPDGKARRVAVEVLLGTPLAQDYIRQGEVHKLKELMRDSNQLGMRTFDQSLVELYHAGEISYEDALRHADSSNEVRLRIKLAQGGDAHTLSQGLEGVEIDKANDKQTFGGMLSR, from the coding sequence ATGAGCGACTTCGATTTCACCTCTTTCCTGAAGCTGATGGTGCATAAGCAGGCATCCGACCTGTTCATCACTGCCGGCGTCGCGCCGTCCATGAAGGTCCAGGGGCGCATCGTCCCGATCACCCAGAGCCCGCTGTCGGCGCAGCAATCGCGCGACATGGTCCTGAACGTGATGACTCCGGCGCAGCGCGAGGAGTTCGAAAAGACCCACGAGTGCCAGTTCGCCATCAGCGCCTCCGGCGTCGGCCGTTTCCGTGTGTCGTGTTTTTACCAGCGTAACTGCGTCGGTATGGTCCTGCGCCGGATCGAATCGAAGATCCCGACCCCGGAAGAACTCAACCTGCCGCCGGTGATCAAGCAGCTGGCGATGACCAAGCGCGGCATCATCATCTTCGTCGGCGGTACCGGTACGGGTAAGTCCACCTCACTGGCATCGATGATCGGCTACCGCAACCAGAATTCTACGGGTCACATCATCACGATCGAGGACCCGATCGAATACGTGCACAAGCACGAAGGCTGCATCGTCACCCAGCGCGAGCTCGGCATCGATACCGACAGCTGGGAAAACGCGCTCAAGAACACGCTGCGCCAGGCACCCGACGTGATCATGATCGGCGAAGTGCGTACGCGCGAGACGATGGAACACGCGATCAACTTCTCCGAAACCGGCCACCTGTGCCTGTGTACGCTGCATGCGAACAACGCCAACCAGGCGCTGGACCGCATCCTGCACTTCTTCCCCGAAGACCGTCGCAGCGCGCTGTTCATGGACCTCTCGCTCAATCTCAAGGGCATCGTTGCCCAACAGCTCATCCCGACGCCGGACGGCAAGGCCCGCCGCGTGGCGGTCGAGGTACTGCTCGGCACGCCGCTTGCGCAGGACTACATCCGCCAGGGCGAAGTCCACAAGCTCAAGGAGCTGATGCGCGACTCCAACCAGCTTGGCATGCGCACCTTCGACCAGAGCCTCGTGGAGCTTTACCACGCTGGCGAGATTTCCTACGAGGATGCCCTGCGTCACGCCGATAGCTCGAATGAAGTGCGCCTGCGCATCAAGCTTGCGCAGGGCGGCGATGCGCACACCCTCTCACAGGGTCTGGAAGGCGTCGAAATCGACAAGGCCAACGACAAGCAGACCTTCGGCGGAATGCTCTCGCGCTGA
- a CDS encoding Dps family protein, with protein MAIDIGIAKKDREAVAKHLSKLLADTYSLYLKTHNFHWNVTGPQFNSLHGMFEVQYNALWLAADEVAERIRILDVFAPGSYSQFGKLTSIKEEAGVPEWKDMVAQLVEGHEIAAATARDTIKGAEAAGDEGTADMVTGRLKDHEKTAWMLRSLLK; from the coding sequence ATGGCCATCGATATCGGTATTGCCAAGAAAGACCGGGAAGCGGTCGCGAAGCACCTGTCCAAGCTCCTCGCGGACACGTATTCGCTCTACCTGAAGACGCATAATTTCCATTGGAACGTGACGGGCCCGCAATTCAACAGCCTGCACGGCATGTTCGAGGTGCAGTACAACGCCCTCTGGCTGGCCGCCGACGAAGTCGCCGAGCGCATCCGCATCCTCGACGTGTTCGCGCCGGGCTCGTACAGCCAGTTCGGCAAGCTGACCTCGATCAAGGAAGAAGCCGGCGTGCCGGAGTGGAAGGATATGGTGGCCCAGCTGGTCGAAGGCCATGAAATCGCCGCCGCCACGGCCCGCGACACCATCAAGGGTGCCGAGGCCGCCGGTGACGAAGGCACCGCCGACATGGTCACCGGTCGCCTCAAGGACCACGAGAAGACCGCCTGGATGCTCCGCTCGCTGCTGAAGTAA
- the hrpA gene encoding ATP-dependent RNA helicase HrpA: MSTSTSPTRHPAPDPRLRELREALGQVTSRDFGRLSGRWRALSRKPDAAKIDALGKDIAVSVARRAARAASKPPITVDASLPIAARAEDIIKLIRENQVVVLAGETGSGKTTQLPKLCLAAGRGEAGLIGCTQPRRLAARSVATRVAEELGTPLGDKVGFQVRFTEKVSDQALVKFMTDGILLAETQSDPWLSAYDTIIIDEAHERSLNIDFLLGYLKRLAQRRPELKIIVTSATIDTERFAAHFGDAPVVEVEGRTYPVETRYRPPGERGEGNVAQMIADAMDEITREDPRGDVLVFLPGEREIRDTHLLLSRKQYRETEVLALYARLSANEQDRVFKPGTKRRIVLATNVAETSLTVPRIRYVIDPGTARVKRYSQRSQLERLHIEPISQAAANQRKGRCGRIGPGICYRLYDEADFNLRPAFTDPELLRSSLANVILRMLALDLGDVDDFPFLEAPDPRVVADGYRRLAEIGAIDDTQRLTPIGRTVARLPIDVQLARMLVEARRLGGLSELLTIVAFMSIQDPRERPPEARGQADAAHAQFADPKSDFIGVLNLWRAHGEAAEELTSSKLRDWCSRHFLSFMRMREWRELHRQLVLVTRELDWGSKAPPPAAALEGDAQFEAIHRSVLAGLPTQVGHKDEKGVFRGTRERRFQVFPGSALAKAPPAWLFAGQIIDIGGRVWAMMCARVDPAWIESQASHLVRATARDAHWSRKRGTVIAYEQVTLFGLVLVERRPVTFHKQDPRLAHDIFVREALVRADIDSRADFVRANARVLEQAHDIEAKQRRAGLLRSDEELSAFFEGKLPEEIADVRGLDAWFRKASPGEQAALRWTLADVMDSGTGLDPKAFPASLDIDQHRYRLEYRFVPGDPADGVTIQVPLAFLNALPIARGEWLVGGLVVDKVAELIRALPKVLRRNFVPAPDFARAFAEAEAPRDEPLAKALARFLKRTTGVDVDPAAFAGAELPSHLLMRYRIHDENGRTLAEGRDLAAIRADWEGKAREAFSRKTDVELTREDIVAWDFESIPREVRSEGGLTAYPALVDLGEAVALRVFERADEAAEAHVGGVERLIRQALAPEFKRARRQLPIANALSLKYAPMGSVEGLREDLVEGGFGDLIADRRLDARTQGEFEALHVQLGRELFGAAMARQKLAEPIIEAQAELKPWMDPPLMGFAKASYDDLREQLAGLLQPGFLRELPTARLGHLPRYLKAMRLRGERLRQDPARDQSRMLQVLPYWRALLNAGGTALDAVVWSELRWLLEEWRVSLFAQELKTAEPVSAKRLARALEVAQAAQR; this comes from the coding sequence ATGAGTACCTCGACCAGCCCCACACGACACCCCGCCCCGGATCCGCGCCTGCGTGAGCTGCGCGAGGCGCTCGGCCAGGTCACCAGCCGCGATTTCGGCCGCCTGTCCGGTCGCTGGCGCGCGCTGTCGCGCAAGCCGGACGCGGCGAAGATCGACGCGCTCGGCAAGGACATCGCTGTCTCGGTGGCCCGTCGCGCGGCCCGTGCGGCGTCCAAGCCGCCCATCACCGTGGACGCGTCGCTGCCGATCGCCGCGCGGGCCGAGGACATCATCAAGCTGATTCGCGAGAACCAGGTGGTGGTGCTCGCCGGCGAGACGGGCTCGGGCAAGACCACGCAGCTGCCCAAGCTGTGCCTGGCCGCCGGTCGTGGCGAGGCCGGCCTGATCGGCTGCACCCAGCCCCGACGGCTCGCCGCGCGCTCGGTGGCGACCCGTGTGGCGGAGGAACTGGGCACCCCGCTGGGCGACAAGGTCGGCTTCCAGGTCCGCTTTACCGAAAAGGTCTCGGACCAGGCCCTGGTCAAGTTCATGACCGACGGCATCCTGCTGGCCGAAACCCAGTCCGATCCCTGGTTGTCGGCCTACGACACGATCATCATCGACGAAGCGCACGAGCGCAGCCTCAACATCGATTTCCTGCTCGGCTACCTCAAGCGCCTCGCCCAACGCCGGCCTGAGCTGAAAATCATCGTCACCTCGGCGACGATCGACACCGAACGCTTCGCCGCTCATTTTGGCGATGCGCCCGTGGTCGAGGTGGAAGGTCGTACCTACCCGGTCGAAACGCGCTATCGCCCGCCGGGCGAGCGTGGCGAGGGTAATGTCGCCCAGATGATCGCCGACGCCATGGACGAGATCACGCGCGAAGACCCGCGCGGCGATGTCCTGGTGTTCCTGCCCGGCGAGCGTGAGATCCGCGATACCCACCTTCTTCTTTCGCGCAAGCAATACCGGGAAACCGAGGTGCTGGCGCTCTACGCACGGCTCTCGGCCAACGAGCAGGACCGCGTGTTCAAGCCGGGGACGAAGCGCCGCATCGTGTTGGCCACCAACGTCGCCGAGACCTCCCTCACGGTGCCGCGCATCCGCTATGTGATCGATCCCGGCACGGCGCGCGTGAAGCGTTACAGCCAGCGCAGCCAGCTGGAGCGCCTTCACATCGAGCCGATCTCGCAGGCGGCGGCCAACCAGCGCAAGGGCCGTTGCGGCCGTATCGGTCCGGGTATTTGTTACAGGCTTTATGACGAAGCGGATTTCAACCTGCGCCCGGCTTTCACCGATCCGGAGTTGCTGAGGTCCTCGCTCGCCAACGTCATCCTGCGCATGCTCGCACTGGACCTGGGCGACGTGGATGACTTCCCCTTCCTGGAAGCCCCGGATCCGCGCGTCGTCGCGGACGGGTATCGCCGTCTCGCCGAGATCGGCGCGATCGACGACACCCAGCGCCTGACACCGATCGGTCGCACCGTCGCCCGCTTGCCGATCGACGTGCAGCTGGCGCGCATGCTGGTGGAGGCACGGCGGCTGGGTGGCCTCTCCGAACTGCTGACCATCGTCGCGTTCATGAGCATCCAGGATCCGCGTGAGCGTCCGCCGGAGGCTCGCGGGCAGGCCGATGCGGCCCATGCGCAGTTCGCCGATCCCAAGTCGGATTTCATCGGCGTATTGAACCTGTGGCGCGCGCACGGCGAAGCGGCCGAGGAACTCACCTCGTCCAAGCTGCGCGACTGGTGCTCGCGGCATTTCCTCAGCTTCATGCGCATGCGCGAGTGGCGCGAGCTGCACCGTCAGCTGGTCCTGGTCACGCGTGAACTGGATTGGGGCAGCAAGGCCCCGCCTCCGGCAGCCGCGCTGGAAGGTGACGCCCAGTTCGAAGCGATCCATCGCAGCGTGCTCGCCGGCCTGCCGACCCAGGTCGGCCACAAGGACGAAAAGGGTGTTTTCCGCGGCACACGCGAGCGTCGCTTCCAGGTCTTCCCCGGTTCCGCGCTGGCGAAAGCGCCACCGGCCTGGCTCTTTGCCGGGCAGATCATCGATATCGGCGGGCGCGTGTGGGCGATGATGTGCGCCCGCGTCGATCCTGCGTGGATCGAATCGCAGGCCAGTCATCTCGTGCGCGCCACGGCGCGTGACGCGCATTGGTCGCGCAAGCGCGGCACGGTGATCGCCTATGAGCAGGTCACCCTGTTCGGGCTGGTGCTGGTCGAACGTCGCCCGGTCACGTTCCACAAGCAGGATCCGCGACTGGCTCACGACATCTTCGTGCGCGAGGCGCTGGTCCGTGCCGACATCGACAGTCGCGCCGATTTCGTCCGCGCCAACGCGCGCGTGCTCGAGCAGGCCCACGACATCGAGGCCAAGCAACGTCGTGCCGGCTTGCTGCGTTCGGATGAGGAACTATCCGCGTTCTTCGAGGGCAAACTGCCCGAGGAGATCGCCGATGTGCGGGGGCTCGACGCGTGGTTCCGCAAGGCGTCGCCCGGCGAGCAGGCTGCGCTGCGCTGGACGCTTGCCGATGTCATGGACAGCGGCACCGGTCTCGATCCCAAGGCCTTTCCAGCGTCGCTCGATATCGACCAGCATCGCTACCGGCTGGAATATCGTTTCGTCCCGGGCGATCCGGCCGACGGCGTCACCATCCAGGTCCCACTGGCCTTCCTCAACGCGCTGCCAATCGCGCGGGGCGAGTGGCTGGTCGGTGGCCTCGTGGTCGACAAGGTTGCCGAGCTGATTCGCGCCTTGCCCAAGGTCTTGCGTCGCAACTTCGTTCCCGCACCCGACTTCGCTCGCGCGTTCGCCGAGGCGGAGGCGCCTCGTGATGAGCCGCTGGCGAAGGCGCTGGCGCGTTTCCTCAAACGCACGACCGGTGTCGATGTCGATCCGGCGGCCTTCGCGGGCGCGGAATTGCCGTCGCATCTGCTCATGCGCTACCGCATTCATGACGAAAACGGCCGGACGCTCGCGGAAGGGCGAGATCTGGCAGCCATCCGTGCCGACTGGGAAGGCAAGGCCCGTGAAGCGTTCTCACGCAAGACGGACGTCGAGCTCACGCGCGAAGACATCGTCGCCTGGGACTTCGAATCGATCCCCAGGGAGGTCCGCTCCGAGGGTGGCCTGACCGCATATCCCGCGCTCGTCGACCTGGGCGAGGCAGTCGCCCTGCGCGTCTTCGAACGCGCCGACGAAGCGGCCGAGGCGCACGTGGGCGGCGTGGAGCGGTTGATCCGCCAGGCGCTGGCCCCCGAGTTCAAGCGCGCACGACGCCAGCTGCCGATCGCCAACGCGCTGTCGCTCAAGTACGCGCCGATGGGCAGCGTCGAGGGTCTGCGCGAGGATCTGGTCGAGGGCGGCTTCGGCGACCTGATCGCTGATCGCCGCCTGGATGCGCGGACCCAGGGCGAGTTCGAGGCGTTGCACGTACAGCTCGGGCGCGAACTGTTCGGCGCCGCCATGGCCCGGCAGAAGCTCGCCGAGCCGATCATCGAGGCCCAGGCCGAACTGAAGCCGTGGATGGATCCGCCTCTGATGGGCTTTGCCAAAGCCAGCTACGACGACTTGCGCGAACAGCTGGCCGGCCTGCTTCAGCCCGGTTTCCTGCGCGAACTGCCGACCGCGCGCCTGGGCCACCTGCCGCGCTACCTCAAGGCCATGCGCCTTCGCGGAGAACGCCTCCGGCAGGACCCCGCGCGCGACCAGTCGCGTATGCTGCAGGTGCTGCCTTACTGGCGCGCATTGCTCAATGCGGGGGGTACCGCCCTGGATGCGGTGGTCTGGAGCGAACTGCGCTGGTTGCTCGAGGAATGGCGCGTATCGCTGTTCGCGCAGGAGCTGAAGACCGCCGAACCCGTGTCGGCCAAACGTCTTGCCCGCGCGTTGGAAGTGGCCCAGGCCGCGCAACGATGA
- a CDS encoding bifunctional (p)ppGpp synthetase/guanosine-3',5'-bis(diphosphate) 3'-pyrophosphohydrolase, which produces MTTRKDDATMSEQRSPDVKATAMPLTQRAREACALLPVAARAEAETVIELLRLLGCDDETCASALWFSLLNGLPGAADEAAKTWPASLRRLIDGQGEAEKVWALHAQRGPVGGAEGLRRLLLAIIRDLRVVFVLLARQLAAMRTAMALPDHERRELAQLTSDIHAPLANRLGIWQLKWELEDLAFRYLEPDTYRRIARLLDERRVDRETFIASSLATLRSTLEGAGVHAELAGRPKHIFSIWKKMKKKGLEFSDLYDIRAVRILVDSVADCYAALGLVHSLWPHLPGEFDDYVARPKGNGYRSLHTAVMGPAGKTLEVQIRTHEMHRANELGVAAHWRYKEGGGADAEFEAKIAWMRKLLEPRGEDEAELAAGFETELMEDRVYVLSPKGEVIDMPRGATVLDFAYHIHTEVGHRCRGAKVNGRIVPLTTQPRSGDTIEILTTKSSEPSRDWLSSHHGYLNTSRAKEKVRAWFRRTAHDANIVAGKAALEKELRKLALDDVDLAKLATHFRLKGVEELFVTIALGEVSLGQIARSLQEPVEHEITQSGNPVASRAAQHDRGALSIEGVGNLLTTLARCCQPLPGDPVRGFITRGRGVSVHRADCASLSRLARKNPERVIDVSWGRVEVQNYEIDIELRGYDRKGLQKDVATTISNTGPHIVASSSRVHVKTGEVEMRFTLRVKDYEQLSMVLGRLGALPNVTDARRLGGR; this is translated from the coding sequence ATGACCACCCGGAAGGACGACGCGACGATGAGCGAGCAGCGTTCCCCCGACGTCAAGGCAACGGCGATGCCGTTGACCCAGCGTGCGCGCGAGGCCTGCGCCTTGTTGCCCGTGGCGGCGCGCGCCGAAGCGGAAACCGTCATCGAGTTGCTGCGCCTGCTCGGCTGCGACGACGAAACCTGCGCGTCGGCCCTGTGGTTCTCGCTGCTCAACGGCTTGCCGGGCGCTGCCGACGAGGCAGCGAAAACCTGGCCGGCGTCGCTACGTCGCCTGATCGACGGGCAGGGCGAAGCCGAGAAGGTCTGGGCGCTGCATGCCCAGCGCGGTCCGGTGGGAGGCGCCGAAGGGTTGCGGCGTCTCCTGCTGGCGATCATCCGCGACCTGCGCGTGGTCTTCGTGCTGCTGGCCCGGCAGCTGGCGGCGATGCGCACGGCGATGGCCCTGCCGGACCACGAGCGCCGCGAGCTTGCCCAGCTCACCTCCGATATCCATGCGCCGCTGGCCAACCGACTCGGCATCTGGCAGCTCAAGTGGGAGCTGGAAGACCTCGCCTTCCGTTATCTCGAACCCGATACCTATCGGCGTATCGCGCGGCTGCTCGACGAACGCCGCGTGGATCGCGAGACCTTCATCGCCTCGAGCCTGGCCACGTTGCGCAGCACGCTGGAAGGCGCGGGTGTGCACGCTGAGCTGGCTGGCCGGCCCAAGCACATCTTTTCCATCTGGAAGAAGATGAAGAAAAAGGGGTTGGAGTTCTCCGACCTCTACGACATCCGTGCCGTGCGCATCCTCGTCGACAGCGTGGCCGACTGCTACGCCGCACTCGGCCTCGTGCACAGCCTGTGGCCGCATCTGCCCGGCGAGTTCGACGATTACGTGGCGCGGCCGAAGGGCAACGGGTATCGCTCGCTGCACACGGCGGTGATGGGCCCGGCGGGGAAAACGCTCGAAGTACAGATCCGCACGCACGAGATGCATCGCGCCAACGAACTCGGCGTGGCCGCGCACTGGCGCTACAAGGAAGGCGGCGGTGCCGATGCGGAGTTCGAGGCGAAGATCGCCTGGATGCGCAAGCTGCTCGAGCCGCGCGGCGAGGACGAAGCGGAGCTCGCGGCCGGTTTTGAAACCGAGCTGATGGAAGATCGCGTGTACGTGCTCTCGCCCAAGGGCGAAGTGATCGACATGCCGCGCGGCGCCACCGTGCTCGACTTCGCGTACCACATCCACACCGAGGTCGGGCATCGCTGCCGCGGCGCCAAGGTCAACGGCCGCATCGTGCCGCTGACCACGCAGCCGCGTAGTGGCGACACCATCGAGATCCTCACCACGAAGAGTTCCGAGCCGAGCCGTGACTGGCTCTCCTCGCACCACGGCTACCTCAACACTTCGCGTGCGAAGGAGAAGGTCCGGGCCTGGTTCCGGCGCACCGCGCACGATGCCAACATTGTGGCTGGCAAGGCGGCGCTCGAGAAGGAACTGCGCAAGCTGGCGCTGGATGATGTCGACCTGGCCAAGCTGGCCACGCACTTCCGCCTCAAGGGCGTCGAAGAGCTTTTCGTCACTATCGCGCTGGGCGAAGTCTCGCTGGGTCAGATTGCGCGCTCGCTGCAGGAACCGGTCGAGCACGAGATCACCCAGTCCGGTAACCCCGTCGCCTCGCGCGCCGCACAGCATGACCGTGGCGCGCTTTCCATCGAGGGTGTCGGCAACCTGCTGACCACGCTGGCGCGCTGCTGCCAGCCGCTGCCCGGCGATCCAGTGCGTGGGTTCATTACCCGTGGGCGTGGCGTGTCCGTCCATCGGGCCGACTGCGCCAGCCTGTCACGTCTTGCGCGAAAGAACCCCGAACGGGTGATCGACGTGAGCTGGGGCAGGGTCGAGGTGCAGAACTACGAGATCGACATCGAGCTCCGCGGCTACGACCGCAAGGGACTGCAGAAGGACGTGGCGACCACGATCAGCAATACCGGGCCGCATATCGTCGCCTCGTCCAGCCGCGTGCACGTGAAGACCGGCGAGGTGGAGATGCGGTTCACCTTGCGGGTGAAGGACTACGAGCAGCTGTCGATGGTGCTGGGACGGCTGGGCGCATTGCCGAACGTGACCGACGCCCGCCGCCTCGGCGGCCGGTAA
- the proC gene encoding pyrroline-5-carboxylate reductase, which produces MNRIAFIGGGNMATALIAGMIRHGAQPGGIAVAEPRAEALQELSREYGVATYTNNLDAAEGAAILVLAVKPQMMADVCRTLRPVVQKYRPVIISIAAGIRIAQIERWLDGALPVVRCMPNTPAMIGAGATALFANGRVSAPQRAEAQHVLDAAGLTVWVPEEDQLDTVTALSGSGPAYFFLMVEALENAAFSQGLSRETARALAAQTALGAGRMLIESGESAATLRQRVTSPKGTTQAALDSFRNDHFNAIVARAVDAARRRGFDLSEDMESNT; this is translated from the coding sequence ATGAATCGGATCGCCTTTATCGGCGGCGGCAACATGGCCACGGCGCTGATCGCCGGCATGATCCGCCACGGCGCCCAGCCAGGCGGTATCGCCGTGGCCGAACCACGCGCCGAGGCCCTGCAGGAGCTCTCGCGCGAGTACGGCGTGGCGACCTATACCAACAACCTCGATGCCGCCGAAGGCGCCGCCATCCTCGTCCTGGCGGTCAAACCGCAGATGATGGCCGACGTTTGCCGGACCCTGCGCCCCGTGGTGCAGAAGTACCGGCCGGTGATCATCTCGATCGCCGCGGGCATCCGCATAGCGCAGATCGAGCGCTGGTTGGACGGCGCCCTGCCCGTGGTCCGCTGCATGCCCAATACCCCGGCCATGATCGGCGCCGGAGCGACCGCCCTGTTCGCCAATGGCCGGGTCAGCGCGCCCCAGCGGGCCGAGGCCCAGCACGTGCTCGACGCCGCCGGCCTGACCGTGTGGGTGCCCGAGGAAGACCAGCTCGATACGGTGACCGCCCTCTCCGGAAGCGGCCCTGCCTACTTCTTCCTGATGGTCGAAGCCCTCGAAAATGCAGCATTTTCTCAGGGCCTTTCCCGCGAAACCGCACGCGCGCTGGCGGCACAAACGGCCCTCGGTGCAGGCCGTATGCTGATCGAAAGCGGTGAAAGCGCCGCCACACTGCGTCAGAGGGTCACTTCGCCGAAAGGGACCACTCAGGCGGCGTTGGACAGCTTTCGCAACGACCACTTCAATGCCATCGTGGCTCGCGCCGTCGATGCGGCACGCCGCCGCGGCTTTGACCTTTCCGAAGACATGGAATCGAACACGTGA
- a CDS encoding BON domain-containing protein: MNHANLRKALFAAALVAGLGTVPFAQVNAQDATPAAAKADNQTVAGKTDDAWITTKVKSEFATKKAVKGSDISVTTTEGVVALTGTVATAKEKSNAEKIAKAVKGVKSVDASGLTVTAAAK; encoded by the coding sequence ATGAACCATGCCAACCTCCGCAAGGCCCTGTTTGCTGCTGCCCTCGTCGCCGGTCTCGGTACGGTCCCGTTTGCCCAGGTGAATGCTCAGGACGCTACGCCGGCAGCCGCCAAGGCGGACAACCAGACCGTCGCCGGCAAGACCGACGATGCCTGGATCACGACCAAGGTGAAGTCGGAATTCGCGACCAAGAAGGCCGTGAAGGGTAGCGACATTTCGGTAACGACCACCGAAGGCGTCGTCGCCCTGACCGGCACGGTCGCCACGGCGAAGGAAAAGAGCAACGCCGAGAAGATCGCCAAGGCCGTGAAGGGCGTCAAGAGCGTCGACGCGAGCGGCCTGACGGTTACCGCCGCCGCCAAGTAA
- a CDS encoding YggT family protein: MNYLTNAGSLILDFIFGALVTLFVLRLLAEAFRADFNNPICQFLYRFTNPILRPVRKVLPSVRRVNTGALLVVFLLECVKWLLIVAMAGILPNVVGLVIVSLGETLDFFLLTWVVLVFVWSLMSMLSTDRYHPVARLVTSLADPLVRPLRGRMTLGGLDFSPTVVILGLILARMLIAAPIKDWGVAMMMGGL; the protein is encoded by the coding sequence GTGAACTACCTGACCAACGCGGGCTCCCTGATACTGGATTTCATTTTTGGGGCCCTCGTCACCCTTTTCGTACTGCGCCTGCTGGCCGAGGCTTTCCGCGCGGACTTCAACAATCCGATCTGCCAGTTCCTCTACCGCTTCACCAACCCGATCCTGCGCCCGGTCCGCAAGGTGCTGCCCAGCGTGCGCCGGGTGAACACCGGCGCGCTGCTGGTCGTCTTCCTGCTGGAATGCGTGAAGTGGCTGCTGATCGTGGCCATGGCCGGCATCCTGCCGAACGTGGTCGGTCTGGTCATCGTCAGCCTCGGCGAGACCCTCGACTTCTTCCTGCTCACCTGGGTCGTGCTGGTCTTTGTCTGGTCGCTGATGAGCATGCTCTCGACCGACCGCTACCATCCCGTGGCACGTCTGGTCACCAGCCTGGCCGATCCGCTGGTGCGTCCCCTGCGTGGCCGCATGACCCTCGGCGGACTGGATTTCTCGCCGACGGTGGTCATCCTCGGGTTGATCCTGGCCCGCATGCTGATCGCCGCACCGATCAAGGACTGGGGCGTGGCGATGATGATGGGCGGGCTGTAA